GGCAAACCGGACAATGAGTACTTTGGTACCACCAAGCTCAAAATAATCCATGCCAGACAAAGCAGTGAAGCTCTTACAGAAGACTTGTCAGACAGCTTCTTTGATATGAAGCGCACAATCAAAGATACGCTTATCCGTAATTAAAAAATTGGCTCCGACTGGATTCGAACCAGTAACCAGGCGATTATGAGTCGCACGCTCCACCATTGAGCTACGGAGCCGAAAGCCTAATTTTACACCCTTACTTAACTTCTTGCGGCGTCATGTGTTTTTCAATGAAGTCAGTAGTTACGTCTCCATTTTGAAAAACAGGGTGTGAAAGAACTCTCTGGTGAAAAGGAATTGTGGTCTTAATACCGGTAATGGCGTATTCATCCAGTGCTCTTTGCATGCGCTGAATAGCTTCGGTGCGATCACGTCCCCAGGCAATGAGCTTGCTTACCAGTGAATCGTAATACTGAGGAATGACGTAACCGGGATAGCAGTGGCTATCGACGCGCACGCCTGGTCCACCGGGAGCAATATAGGCATCAACCCGACCTGGCGAGGGTAAAAAGTTACGGTCAGGATCTTCGGCGTTAATACGGCACTCGATTGCGTGTCCGCTAAATACTATGTCTTCTTGTTTGAGGGTCAAAGGCAGTCCGGAAGCAACACGGATTTGTTCTTTAATCAAATCAACACCAGTAATCATTTCAGTTACTGGATGTTCTACCTGGATTCTAGTGTTCATCTCCATGAAGTAAAATTCCTGACCAGCCAGGATAAATTCTACGGTGCCAGCACCCTCATAGTTGATACCTTTGGCAGCATCCACGGCAGCAGCCCCCATGCGGGCGCGCAGCTCGGGAGTGAGAGCTGGACTGGGAGATTCTTCGATTAGTTTTTGGTGACGTCTTTGCACTGAGCAATCGCGCTCACCAAGGTGGATACAATTGCCAAAGCTGTCAGCCATAACCTGGATTTCAACGTGGCGGATAGGGCGCAGATATTTTTCGATGTAGACTCCGCCATCGCCAAAAGCAGCACTTGCTTCGGATCTGGCAGAGGCCAGGGCATTAGCCAGGCTGGCTTCGTCCTGAGCAATACGCATACCGCGTCCGCCACCACCAGCGGTTGCCTTAACAATTATTGGGAAGCCAATCTCGCGGGCTAAACGAAAAGCCTCAGCGTCATCAGTAATCAAACCATGACTTCCTGGTACTACCGGCACGCCAGCTTTGCGCATCGATTCGCGGGCAGTGGACTTATCGCCCATTTGATTGATAGCTTCAACAGAAGGTCCAATAAATTTGATTTTGTGGACACCGCAGATTTC
Above is a window of Candidatus Obscuribacter sp. DNA encoding:
- the accC gene encoding acetyl-CoA carboxylase biotin carboxylase subunit, with the protein product MIEKVLIANRGEIALRVIRACRELGISTVAVYSQADSESLHVKLADEAYCIGPPQGIRSYLHIPAIISTAVVTGADAIHPGYGFLSEKANFAEICGVHKIKFIGPSVEAINQMGDKSTARESMRKAGVPVVPGSHGLITDDAEAFRLAREIGFPIIVKATAGGGGRGMRIAQDEASLANALASARSEASAAFGDGGVYIEKYLRPIRHVEIQVMADSFGNCIHLGERDCSVQRRHQKLIEESPSPALTPELRARMGAAAVDAAKGINYEGAGTVEFILAGQEFYFMEMNTRIQVEHPVTEMITGVDLIKEQIRVASGLPLTLKQEDIVFSGHAIECRINAEDPDRNFLPSPGRVDAYIAPGGPGVRVDSHCYPGYVIPQYYDSLVSKLIAWGRDRTEAIQRMQRALDEYAITGIKTTIPFHQRVLSHPVFQNGDVTTDFIEKHMTPQEVK